The Helianthus annuus cultivar XRQ/B chromosome 16, HanXRQr2.0-SUNRISE, whole genome shotgun sequence genome includes a window with the following:
- the LOC110918335 gene encoding protein DETOXIFICATION 24 translates to MDDGIETRLLQNEEPDEGDLKQRIWSESKKTWRVALPSIIARVSSFGTIVITQSFIGHVSDLDLAGYALVQTLSVRFINGILLGMSSATETLCGQSFGAGQDHMMGIHLQRSWIIDLITLTILLPMLIFGTQIFTLVGEEESIANSAGYISLWFIPYAYTYVFSLTIQMYLQAQLKNMIIAWLSAFQFAIHILLSLLFVYKLNLGVSGAMLALVMSSWSLVIGEFIYIFGGWCPNSWKGFTFAAFKDLMPLVKLSISSGVMICLELWYNAVLVLLAGYMANAEVAISAFSICLNINLWEFMISLGFLGSACVRVANELGRGNAKAAKFSIKVVLGTSTVIGVFFFVLCLVFRENLAYLFTNDERVADTISDLSLLLSFSVLLNSVYPVLSGVAIGAGMQTTVAVVNLICFYLIGVPLGALLGYLTSLEVKGIWIGMIGGVLAQTITLIYMIWRTNWDDEVKKASERLKRYYVKSDANS, encoded by the exons ATGGATGATGGGATTGAGACAAGGCTTCTTCAAAATGAAGAACCAGATGAAGGGGACCTAAAACAAAGGATATGGTCCGAATCGAAAAAGACTTGGAGGGTTGCATTACCAAGCATCATAGCAAGGGTTTCTTCATTCGGAACTATTGTTATCACCCAGTCATTTATTGGCCATGTCAGCGACTTAGATCTCGCTGGCTACGCACTTGTTCAAACACTTAGCGTCCGATTTATCAACGGAATACTT TTGGGAATGTCAAGTGCAACCGAAACCCTTTGCGGGCAATCATTTGGAGCCGGCCAAGACCACATGATGGGCATTCACTTGCAACGATCATGGATCATTGACTTGATTACCTTGACCATTTTGCTCCCGATGTTGATCTTTGGTACCCAAATTTTCACACTCGTGGGTGAGGAAGAATCGATAGCAAACAGTGCTGGATACATATCACTATGGTTCATCCCTTATGCCTACACCTATGTTTTTAGCCTGACTATACAAATGTATCTGCAAGCACAGTTAAAAAACATGATTATTGCATGGCTTTCGGCTTTTCAATTCGCCATCCATATACTTTTGTCACTGCTTTTCGTGTATAAGTTGAATTTGGGGGTATCGGGTGCGATGCTTGCActtgtgatgtcatcatggtcTCTTGTTATTGGGGAATTTATATACATTTTTGGAGGATGGTGTCCAAATTCTTGGAAAGGGTTCACTTTTGCTGCGTTTAAGGATCTGATGCCTCTCGTGAAGCTCTCAATATCCTCGGGTGTGATGATCTG CTTGGAGCTATGGTACAATGCTGTTCTGGTCTTACTTGCTGGATACATGGCAAACGCAGAGGTCGCTATATCTGCCTTCTCCATTTG CCTGAACATTAACTTGTGGGAGTTTATGATAAGCCTTGGTTTCTTAGGTTCTGCATG TGTTCGGGTGGCGAATGAGTTAGGGCGAGGGAACGCAAAAGCAGCAAAGTTTTCTATAAAAGTGGTGTTGGGGACTTCGACTGTGATAGGCGTGTTCTTCTTTGTTCTCTGTTTGGTGTTCCGGGAAAACCTTGCATACTTGTttacaaatgatgaaagagtTGCAGATACGATATCAGATCTTTCTTTACTTCTCTCTTTTTCGGTTCTGTTGAACAGCGTTTATCCCGTACTCTCGG GGGTGGCAATTGGAGCAGGTATGCAAACAACTGTTGCCGTCGTTAACCTCATTTGCTTTTACTTGATTGGTGTTCCATTGGGAGCTTTGCTTGGATATTTAACGTCTCTTGAAGTTAAG GGTATATGGATTGGAATGATAGGAGGGGTTCTAGCTCAAACTATTACGCTTATATATATGATTTGGAGAACAAACTGGGATGATGAG GTAAAGAAGGCTTCAGAACGTCTCAAGCGATATTACGTGAAGTCAGATGCAAATTCTTAG